The following coding sequences lie in one Salvelinus fontinalis isolate EN_2023a chromosome 21, ASM2944872v1, whole genome shotgun sequence genomic window:
- the LOC129818719 gene encoding protein PBDC1-like: MASGNGIASLGVEGATAAAQALSLPAEAYGNDPQLEVMWAMKAYNHAEIYFNLISSVDPSNLKLTKVDDRIYTSFRESFSDLNIKNLDPDMLKTADAKEKWRPFCNQFDGVVEDFNYGTLLRLDCEKDYTEENTIFATRIQFFAIEIARNREGFNTPVFQAKKQPP; encoded by the exons ATGGCGTCGGGAAATGGAATTGCTTCTCTG GGCGTGGAGGGAGCTACAGCAGCCGCTCAGGCTCTGTCTCTACCAGCTGAGGCTTATGGGAACGAT cctCAACTGGAGGTGATGTGGGCGATGAAGGCTTACAATCATGCAGAGATCTACTTTAAT ctgatcTCGTCGGTAGACCCTAGTAATCTGAAGCTGACCAAGGTGGATGACCGGATCTATACGTCCTTCAGAGAATCCTTCTCAGACCTCAACATCAAGAACTTGGACCCAGACATGCTCAAAACTGCCGATGCCAAAGAG AAGTGGCGTCCGTTCTGTAACCAGTTCGACGGGGTGGTGGAGGACTTTAACTATGGGACTTTGCTACGACTTGACTGTGAGAAGGACTACACGGAGGAAAACACCATATTTG CCACCAGGATCCAGTTCTTTGCCATCGAGATCGCTAGGAACAGAGAAGGATTCAACACCCCTGTATTCCAGGCCAAAAAACAGCCGCCTTAA